Below is a window of Komagataella phaffii GS115 chromosome 1, complete sequence DNA.
TTTGTCGTCATGCAGCATTTGCTCACCAAGAATGAAATCATCACCACAATGCGAACATTGCATTACTTTCTTCGATAAGTGACCATCATAAGGCGGTGGTATCTGAAGAATGAATGAGTTCCGTTTAAGCTTGTTCTTGGGTGCCATTAATTTACTCAACTTGGGAATCACCCAATCTGGatcatcaattttggaGACTGGTTGCGAAGATTCAGACGAAGAAGGGGTACCTTGCGGAGAATCCTCACTTCTAATTTTGTAAATTGCGATCTTCAGGGCTCTTTCATATACATTCTTACTGGTTGTTGATTTGGCAGCTTCCaattcaagtttgacaGCTAGATTCACGCAATATTGGTCATCCTTGTTGCGTAGTTTACTTTTCAACGATTCATGAGCATTTTTGAGATACCtcattctttcttgaacagTAGTGGGAGGATTCAGGACACTCTTTGGGAGAAGTCTGGTTGGAGTGGAAggtttctgtttctttgaagtctcATCTTCGAAAGAGTCTTCCGCAGGTCTTTTGATCACCGTCGCTCTGGACAGAAATGAGCCCTCAGAGTCGGTCTTTTCATCTGATCGAGGTGCCGAAGAAGGGAACAACGAAATCTTGTGCACTTGTTTAACTTCaccattttctttattattctgaaatactttgttcaagaaatcagACGAATCAGTTTTAATGGGGTCCGACGAGAATTTGCTAAGTGTTTTTACTGTTCCGGACAGTTGTTCTGGATTCTCTCTATCTCCTTCAGTTGAATCTTCTggttgctgttgttgatcaacttttgaagCAGCGGATGGCTGCTTCATAACCTTCTCAGAAGAATGATTAAACATGCAATTCATAGTACTacatttttcttttgctggACAGGCGATCTTCCGAAAGAGTGATGAATTGGGAAACATCGTCTTGtcaattgaagatataGAATCCAAGGCTTTTTGCTTAAGTAAGAGAAATTTCCATACAGAACTCGCGATTTT
It encodes the following:
- a CDS encoding RNA exonuclease, which translates into the protein MNCMFNHSSEKVMKQPSAASKVDQQQQPEDSTEGDRENPEQLSGTVKTLSKFSSDPIKTDSSDFLNKVFQNNKENGEVKQVHKISLFPSSAPRSDEKTDSEGSFLSRATVIKRPAEDSFEDETSKKQKPSTPTRLLPKSVLNPPTTVQERMRYLKNAHESLKSKLRNKDDQYCVNLAVKLELEAAKSTTSKNVYERALKIAIYKIRSEDSPQGTPSSSESSQPVSKIDDPDWVIPKLSKLMAPKNKLKRNSFILQIPPPYDGHLSKKVMQCSHCGDDFILGEQMLHDDKCVYHPERPKLTKQVALTNSRYNNSYNTRTYPCCNTTIDDATAGCATLKHHVYKLEDPIEMHHKIPFIFTADRNVDYLAVGLDCEMGWTSFGFELIRVTVVDFFTEEKILDTIVQPLGKMIDLNTKFSGVSEITDSNSVSFKKMRDLLFNVINRQTIIIGHGLENDMNVLRLIHTKIIDTSILYSTHYDPKRKDPLRLLVSNFLNRKIQSGEHDSMEDALACIHIIKHKILERYT